One part of the Eucalyptus grandis isolate ANBG69807.140 chromosome 10, ASM1654582v1, whole genome shotgun sequence genome encodes these proteins:
- the LOC104423725 gene encoding GDP-L-galactose phosphorylase 1-like has translation MHGFIDVHWLLMNKVVKLLQVSPIEYGHVLLIARVLDCLPQRIDHMSFFLALSLAKEAADRFSRMGYNSLGTFATINHLHFQAYYLASPFPVEKVPTLRVMTSTSMQRYGVVVSQLLKFPVRSLVFEGGDTLWDLSSAVANSCILLQHNNIRFNILIADCGKRVFLFPQCYAEKQARGEVSQELLETQVNPAVWEIGGHIVLKRREDFEKASRIVAQQSGVGLLALAAAFGGAADRRCVLLWRRASTKDETEGASQASSCRSLRADLLGTGVGPAVVGGHEQRARKAGVAGAIAAKEQGCRGFKARRHSSLAATCRVTMAGRCSWVNKRDKARW, from the exons ATGCATGGCTTCATTGATGTCCACTGGCTGCTGATGAATAAGGTGGTTAAACTTCTGCAAGTCAGCCCCATTGAGTATGGGCACGTTCTCCTTATAGCCCGTGTTCTCGACTGCTTGCCTCAGAGGATTGACCACATGAGCTTCTTTCTGGCTCTGTCTTTGGCCAAAGAAGCAGCAGATCGTTTCTCCAGAATGGGTTACAACAGTCTAGGAACATTCGCCACCATTAACCATCTTCACTTTCAG GCGTATTATTTGGCTTCTCCATTCCCGGTCGAAAAGGTTCCTACTCTGAGAGTAATGACTTCCACGAGCATGCAGAGATATGGAGTAGTTGTTTCGCAACTCTTGAAATTCCCAGTCCGTTCACTTGTGTTTGAGGGTGGAGATACTTTATGGGATCTGTCCAGTGCAGTTGCTAATTCCTGCATACTCCTTCAGCACAACAACATCCGCTTCAATATACTGATCGCCGATTGCGGCAAAAGAGTGTTTCTATTTCCACag TGTTATGCAGAGAAGCAAGCTCGGGGAGAAGTGAGCCAAGAACTTTTGGAAACTCAAGTAAATCCTGCCGTCTGGGAGATTGGCGGACACATAGTGCTGAAGAGACGCGAGGACTTTGAAAAAGCTTCGAGGATT GTTGCGCAGCAAAGTGGGGTCGGGCTGCTGGCGTTGGCGGCGGCGTTCGGCGGGGCAGCAGACCGGCGGTGCGTGCTCCTGTGGCGTCGGGCATCAACAAAAGACGAAACTGAAGGGGCGTCGCAGGCTTCGAGTTGCAGGAGTCTCAGAGCAGATCTGCTGGGCACCGGAGTAGGACCTGCTGTCGTCGGAGGCCATGAGCAGCGAGCGAGGAAGGCTGGTGTTGCAGGGGCTATAGCGGCGAAGGAGCAGGGATGTCGCGGCTTCAAAGCTCGGAGGCACTCAAGCTTGGCCGCAACATGCAGGGTGACGATGGCAGGGCGGTGTTCGTGGGTGAATAAGCGAGACAAGGCACGGTGGTGA